A genomic region of Cannabis sativa cultivar Pink pepper isolate KNU-18-1 chromosome 1, ASM2916894v1, whole genome shotgun sequence contains the following coding sequences:
- the LOC133032433 gene encoding uncharacterized protein LOC133032433, with protein MMKLEGFDFPVLETSEDDFDDEPLQRKHYEKGDPSGIQRSYGVGKSDLVELKNNVKMLVGNQTKFDESLSLLSTEMKCSVKECELNMKSYIDAKIDGSLKFYLDMKFNELRNCFLSGNDGGNVVVSDEDTFNMNDDDLVLTNEEEPVVEVEKAGDEMLVDNKVEEVLDVTNIENKNDGGSQPTFDIMCFITSQPGDEKGDDDKKEVVDDDHEMFKNGSNKLREDDNDGDDKGIGGDGVGAKEVKGGGNVGGSSGGVSAGESAVKEGKEVVSVNEKVADDEMIYEETKEFTGATEKLGDSQGTEDSITLSALEKINDIEETIAKVFLCSCLVIVMDY; from the exons ATGATGAAACTTGAAGGTTTTGATTTCCCCGTGTTGGAAACTTCTGAAGATGATTTTGATGATGAGCCATTACAAAGGAAGCATTATGAGAAAGGTGACCCATCTGGTATACAGAGAAGTTATGGTGTGGGGAAATCTGATCTAGTAGAGTTAAAGAACAATGTGAAGATGCTTGTTGGTAATCAAACAAAATTTGATGAGTCTTTGAGTTTGTTGAGTACTGAGATGAAGTGTAGTGTTAAGGAATGTGAGTTGAATATGAAGTCTTATATCGATGCAAAAATTGATGGAAGTTTGAAGTTTTATTTGGACATGAAGTTCAATGAGTTGAGAAATTGCTTTTTAAGTGGAAATGATGGTGGAAATGTTGTAGTGAGCGATGAGGATACTTTTAATATG aATGATGATGACCTTGTTTTGACAAATGAAGAAGAGCCAGTTGTGGAG GTTGAAAAAGCTGGAGATGAAATGTTGGTAGATAATAAg GTTGAGGAAGTTTTAGATGTTACGAATATAGAGAATaag AATGATGGTGGTAGTCAGCCTACTTTTGATATAATGTGTTTTATTACATCCCAACCTGGTGATGAGAAAGGGGATGATGACAAGAAAGAAGTGGTTGATGATGATCATGAGATGTTCAAGAACGGATCTAACAAGTTAAGGGAAGATGATAATGATGGCGATGACAAG GGTATTGGTGGTGATGGGGTTGGTGCCAAGGAAGTTAAAGGTGGAGGTAATGTTGGTGGATCTAGTGGTGGAGTGAGTGCTGGGGAGTCAGCTGTCAAAGAAGGCAAGGAGGTAGTTAGTGTAAATGAGAAGGTTGCTGATGATGAGATGATTTATGAAGAAACTAAAGAGTTTACTGGTGCAACTGAAAAGTTGGGTGATAGTCAAGGTACAGAGGATAGTATAACACTATCTGCTTTAGAGAAGATCAATGATATTGAGGAAACAATTGCAAAGGTATTTTTATGTTCGTGTTTGGTAATTGTTATGGATTATtag
- the LOC133033481 gene encoding uncharacterized protein LOC133033481, producing MREKGKGIISDRHESIAKAANTNFPNLMHGVCCYHLLKNIKTKFKKGGDELRNAFNGASKAYNAAEYEKNMRDLDNIHSGIRDYLVNEVGNTLKEVRELPIATLLECLHSLVQKWYWDNKNRALSTFTYLAQKPEKSLRKERDMSLKYKVETSNLIVYKVHDCTDSYIVNLEKKTCSCQKFEYDEMPCSHAMAVLTKRNLSCYSYCSYYYTKKAFLSTYEDNIFPLADSTTWDIPDHIKDMIVLPPTHKRPAGRPKKQRYKGVLETKTQVKCGSCNQKGHNKRSCKNEPVPKPTRKRKNIST from the exons ATGAGAGAGAAGGGCAAAGGCATTATTTCAGATAGACATGAAAGTATTGCGAAAGCAGCAAATACAAACTTCCCCAACCTCATGCATGGAGTTTGTTGCTACCACTTGCTAAAGAATATCAAGACCAAGTTCAAAAAAGGTGGAGATGAACTCAGAAATGCATTCAATGGTGCTTCCAAAGCTTACAATGCTgctgaatatgaaaaaaatatgagAGATTTAGACAATATTCATAGCGGCATAAGAGACTATCTGGTAAACGAAGTTGGAAACA CACTCAAAGAAGTAAGAGAGTTACCAATAGCAACTTTACTAGAATGTCTTCACTCTTTGGTCCAAAAATGGTATTGGGACAACAAAAATAGAGCATTGTCTACATTCACATACTTGGCACAAAAACCAGAGAAAAGTCTACGAAAAGAGCGAGATATGAGCTTAAAGTACAAG GTGGAAACATCAAACCTGATTGTATACAAAGTACATGATTGTACCGACTCATACATAGTAAACCTGGAAAAAAAAACATGCAGCTGTCAGAAATTTGAATATGATGAAATGCCTTGCTCACATGCAATGGCTGTGTTAACCAAAAGGAATCTATCATGCTACAGCTACTGCTCTTACTACTACACAAAAAAGGCTTTTTTGTCAACATATGAAGATAATATCTTCCCACTAGCAGATTCTACAACTTGGGATATACCGGATCATATAAAAGATATGATTGTTCTACCCCCAACACACAAGAGGCCAGCAGGGCGGCCAAAAAAACAAAGGTACAAAGGTGTGCTGGAAACAAAAACACAGGTCAAATGTGGATCATGCAACCAAAAAGGACACAACAAAAGATCGTGCAAAAATGAACCAGTTCCAAAGCCAACCCGAAAGAGAAAGAACATcagtacttaa
- the LOC133033483 gene encoding uncharacterized protein LOC133033483, with product MEDPRTVMIFYNGQWVDKTNYTDFEVTGILIPSKCSYNLLAQTICSTLGLDRSKQNIDVQFQIKSGIPPMKITDDNGCRFYEQIRKKDDDETKYPMMVNLSAAIPPENIGSSSINHDYSEHTMQITQPIPTRTEYAQNMADFVINQVENAIETSQQATSQVISDPHVDNIFVGQVFSNKETLQNAVSLYSIRRNQPFKVKRSSKLDYKLVCIDENCKWSFLASKHGKTNMFKIRKIQHSHTCSLDVTSVDHPNATSNLIGSVIRIKFVNPKRDYTPNEIVDDMADDYSVSISYQKAWRAREKTIVDARRCPHESYSEIPRILYMMEKCNPGTITDLVTDENGHFKYLYFAIGASIKGWQHCNPIIVTDGTFLKNQHGGTLLIASAQNANRHIFPLAFAIVDSENDTSWNWFFKETKRIIQ from the exons ATGGAAGATCCAAGaacagttatgatattttataatgGACAATGGGTGGACAAAACAAACTACACAGATTTTGAAGTGACAGGGATATTGATACCATCAAAATGTTCTTACAACCTACTTGCACAAACAATATGTTCTACTTTGGGTTTGGACAGAAGTAAACAAAACATTGATGTTCAATTCCAAATTAAATCAGGAATACCACCCATGAAGATTACAGATGACAATGGCTGCAGATTTTATGAACAAATCAGAAAAAAAGATGATGATGAGACCAAATACCCTATGATGGTAAACCTTTCAGCAGCCATTCCACCAGAAAACATTGGTAGCAGCTCCATCAATCATGACTACTCTGAACATACAATGCAAATCACACAGCCTATACCTACAAGGACAGAGTATGCACAAAACATGGCAGACTTTGTAATCAATCAAGTTGAAAATGCAATTGAAACAAGCCAGCAAGCAACAAGTCAGGTGATCTCAGATCCTCATGTTGATAACATATTTGTTGGACAAGTTTTttcaaacaaagaaacactaCAAAATgctgtcagcctatactcaataagAAGAAATCAGCCCTTCAAGGTAAAAAGATCCTCCAAACTTGACTACAAGCTAGTTTGCATCGATGAAAATTGTAAATGGAGTTTCTTGGCATCAAAACAtggaaaaacaaacatgttcaAAATCAGAAAGATTCAGCATTCTCATACATGCTCATTAGATGTCACATCTGTAGACCACCCTAATGCAACAAGCAACCTGATTGGTAGTGTAATAAGAATCAAATTTGTAAACCCAAAGAGAGACTACACACCAAATGAAATAGTGGATGACATGGCAGATGACTATAGTGTCTCCATATCTTACCAAAAAGCATGGAGGGCTAGAGAAAAGACTATTGTAGATGCAAGACGCTGTCCACACGAATCGTACTCTGAAATACCAAGAATCTTGTACATGATGGAAAAATGCAACCCAG GAACAATCACAGACCTTGTCACAGACGAGAATGGCCACTTCAAATACCTATACTTCGCAATAGGTGCTTCCATCAAAGGTTGGCAACACTGCAATCCAATAATAGTCACGGATGGTACTTTCTTAAAAAATCAACATGGTGGAACATTGTTAATAGCTAGTGCACAAAATGCAAATAGACACATATTTCCACTAGCATTTGCAATAGTAGACTCTGAGAATGACACTTCATGGAACTGGTTCTTCAAAGAAACTAAAAGAATCATACAATGA
- the LOC115707930 gene encoding ATP synthase delta chain, chloroplastic-like gives MDTLSSSVSTIKVPTFHSNSSSRELTHFKSTSTLYTPNSLLFSTHKPINNTNSISTKPNSFNNPIFQSSSRPSSPSFAAIHRKASAGYAAALLDVAQLNNSVDSVGKDVERLSKLLKNNRVRAVLSDPFLEEEEKGRVVKGLVEKGRFNRHLVRLVKMLVGKNKVGLLGEVLDEFEWVYDEILGTQMVLVSSKNRMAEEHLTGIARRVQKLTGAVKVKVRNLVGVIDHHSSVSFAV, from the coding sequence ATGGATACTTTGTCGAGCTCAGTTTCCACCATTAAAGTTCCTACCTTTCATTCCAATTCTTCTTCTCGTGAACTCACTCATTTCAAGTCTACTTCTACTCTATACACCCCAAACTCCCTCCTCTTCTCAACCCACAAGCCCATCAACAACACCAACTCAATCTCCACCAAGCCCAACTCTTTCAACAACCCCATTTTCCAATCCTCATCTCGGCCCTCATCCCCATCTTTTGCGGCGATTCACAGGAAAGCCTCCGCCGGTTACGCCGCGGCTCTGCTCGACGTAGCTCAACTCAACAACTCGGTTGACTCGGTTGGGAAAGATGTGGAGAGATTGTCCAAGCTTCTAAAGAACAACCGGGTTCGGGCTGTTTTGTCCGACCCGTTTCTGGAAGAGGAAGAAAAGGGTCGTGTGGTTAAGGGGTTAGTGGAGAAAGGAAGGTTTAATAGGCATTTGGTGCGTTTAGTAAAAATGTTGGTTGGAAAAAACAAGGTGGGTCTTTTAGGTGAAGTTTTGGACGAATTCGAGTGGGTATATGATGAGATTTTGGGGACTCAAATGGTTCTGGTTTCGTCCAAAAATAGAATGGCAGAAGAACATTTAACCGGGATTGCTCGAAGGGTTCAGAAGCTTACTGGAGCTGTTAAGGTTAAGGTGAGGAATTTGGTTGGTGTCATTGATCATCACAGTTCGGTTTCGTTTGCTGTTTAA